AAACAAAAGTTTTAACCTTTGCTATGCATGTGTCGATAGATAAAAAAAATTATGTTTGATTTATTGAAAATCTGGATTACAAAAGGAAATACTGTAGAAAGAGAACCTGAGTTTAAAAAATTAGATGTTGATATTCTCAAGAAAGATTTATCTAGAATTAACCAATTGGATCATAAAACAAGATGTGTACTAAGTCGATCATTATTAGTTAGACATCTAGATACAGGCTCATGTAATGCTGAAGAAGCTGAGCTTATTGCATTATCAAATCCAATTTACGACATCTCAAGATTTGGAATTGAATTTACTGCATCACCACGTCATGCAGATGTTTTAATTGTTACTGGACCAGTTACAAGGCATCTCAAAATTGCAATGGAAAGAACTTATAAAGCAACTCCAAATCCTAAGATAGTAGTTGCAATTGGTGATGGTGCATGTAATGGTTCTATATATGAAACAACATATGCATGCTTAGGAAGGGTAGATCAGTTTATTCCTGTTGACTTATATATTCCTGGCGATCCACCAACACCTGAACAGATATTAAAAGGTTTATTAGTTTGTAAAGTACTTTTAGCACAAAAGGAGGTAACGTAAAAATGGATAAGAAAGATGGGCTATTAAAAATTGATGTTTTATCGATTGGGTTATTTGGACTTGCTGTAGGTGCTCTAACATTAGGACTTGTGCAGATGGGAATTATTCCTCATAATGATGATCTTGCAATATCAATTATTTGTCTTATCTTTGCCGGAATAGTTCAAGTTGTTGCAGGCATTGTTGATATAAGATACCACGATCAGCTTGGAGGTACAGCTCTTACAATGTACGGCTTTTACTGGACTTCAATATTTACTGTTAAAATCCTAGGATTAGTTGAAGGATTCCGCTGGGATAATGTCTTGTTTATTCCAATAGTGGCTATATATGCAATATTTTCAGCGGTAATGATTTATTTAACAGGTCATAAGTCACTTGT
The DNA window shown above is from Candidatus Melainabacteria bacterium and carries:
- the nuoB gene encoding NADH-quinone oxidoreductase subunit NuoB; amino-acid sequence: MFDLLKIWITKGNTVEREPEFKKLDVDILKKDLSRINQLDHKTRCVLSRSLLVRHLDTGSCNAEEAELIALSNPIYDISRFGIEFTASPRHADVLIVTGPVTRHLKIAMERTYKATPNPKIVVAIGDGACNGSIYETTYACLGRVDQFIPVDLYIPGDPPTPEQILKGLLVCKVLLAQKEVT
- a CDS encoding acetate uptake transporter, which encodes MDKKDGLLKIDVLSIGLFGLAVGALTLGLVQMGIIPHNDDLAISIICLIFAGIVQVVAGIVDIRYHDQLGGTALTMYGFYWTSIFTVKILGLVEGFRWDNVLFIPIVAIYAIFSAVMIYLTGHKSLVLMLLHIFITAVFTIDIFVKLNYPLEYYAGIDHVIIGSIALYHAMVTLVNKYTGKVGYLLGRPLFKF